The nucleotide sequence gtctatatctttgtctatacaaggacagatatagtcgataacatagaaaatggtaattttgtcggttatACCGACACGTACAATAATATCCATTAATTGGCTCATTAGCATTATCAGCAGCATTCTCATCATCCCTATTATCAATCTCATATGAAATGAAGATCTGATGTCTTGTTGCATTACGAAATCTGGAATACAACCTAATTCTCAGAAAATCTGGCTCGTTGAAATGTTGATCAAGTTGAACATCTTCATCATTATTCCTTAGTAGCTTATCTTGGATATATGAAGGTGCTagatttatttgataaatgcCCACAGTCAAATCTTTCAAGTAATTCAAATCAAGTATAGGGAAATCTGCCACGTCACGATAATTGAGCCGTCTCCATTGGCCATTTCTTAGTCGCAAGTTATCTAGCTCTACTCTCGCTTGTATGACATTAGGAGTTGTCGATCTCTGTAGCATTTCTCTAGCAAGCTGAGCATCTGCACCTTGCATTTGGATAATAGGATGATACCTGTTTAGTATAGCTCCAGCTATGCGATAGAATCCATTAAGTTTTTTGCAGATTTATTGTTTGTGCTAAGAACTTGAAAACTGACCTCAAGTGGCCATTCCGTGCTTCGACTACCCAGTGATTTTTTTTGACGATACGTGAATCATTCGCATCTTGCGTTGGAAGTTGCCTTTGTCCGTGTTCAAGCAGTGGAGGCATCTTATGATCAATGCCTAAACGCTGGAGTAAGGGTATTGCATCACGATAACCTCTATCCGCCAAAACGATGTCACCATTCTGAAACCAGCCTTGTAATGTTTCTGCATCTCTCTCGAACTCTTGACGGAGAATTTTGGCATCATTATTCCGAGCATCAGAGAAATAGGGACCAAAAATCGTTAGACTGTAACCATCGGGAGCTACAACTAAAGTTGGTTTAAGGAGATGTCGATTTTTTTGTGAACGGAATAGGATTGGCGCAATACCCGaaaattgttacttttatGTATATCCGCGTAGGTACTGTTAATCACAGCGACAGCTCTTGGTTCTTCGGGTTGAGGATTATACAGCTCATTTGCAAACTCCGTTACATGCTGCATAATAAACTCTTGCCTTGTTATTGATTCGGGTCCAATGTTAGTCGGGACGAATCTCTGTAATAAAGATGTTCTAACATAACCCACAACAGAACTGACAGTTTGTCTACtaggataataaaaaatgattttgagAAAATCGTCACTGTCTTATGTTGCACAAAAAGATCAACAAATCCTTTCTACTTACGTATCTTAGTTTTCCATTTTGAAGTACAGGATCACAATAAGTAAGAAGTTCTTCAAACTGCTGTTTATTGATTGGTGCTATACACTGAAATTTCTCATCAGTTAAGTGATTTTCATCTATATCTCTTGTTCTATTTGCACCCACGTTTGTCAGATGCtgtaaaaaaacttgcaaCAGTAGACCCTTGATAACATAAGGTCTGTTGATGAAACGTAGTGcaggtaataatattttcgaaaaaagcCATTTTCATCCAAATGATGTTCACAACTCCTCACATTATCcggtatatagatatttttttctatgaaGACCTGAACTCTGCATTGTATTGATAATCTTCGTACATTATTTTGAGCATTACAAATGACGCAAGTCTGGGATCGTCTGTAGACGACTTAGGGCCTCGATAACATCGGCTTAAAAACATATACTTACGAGTTCATATACCCGTACAAGagaggcaatatatatatttactgaactattattattttttttataaaattgtcattCAATATAACTAATGGTTAGAATATTCTAATTAGTTATATTGaatgacaattttataaaaaaaataatagttcattaaatatattatattgcctCTCTTGTacacaaatatacatacaccATTTATAAAGAGATTTCGATTTTTATCCATTATTAATTCTGTATAATTTGCTAAGCAAGGATGATGTGAAATTTGTCCGTTTTTATCGAACCAAACAATCGAGCCACAATATCCACATTTGAATTTCtggtaattaataaaatatatatcacataCATGTTATAATTAGCATTAACATATTAACATAgcattttaacatatatattttattttcacatataATACCTACCAATGACGACATATTTGctctttatttgcaaaaatatgttGCAAAGCGATCGATCCACTGCCAAGCACTT is from Temnothorax longispinosus isolate EJ_2023e chromosome 10, Tlon_JGU_v1, whole genome shotgun sequence and encodes:
- the LOC139821198 gene encoding uncharacterized protein isoform X2, producing MSSLKFKCGYCGSIVWFDKNGQISHHPCLANYTELIMDKNRNLFINGHLTNVGANRTRDIDENHLTDEKFQCIAPINKQQFEELLTYCDPVLQNGKLRYRFVPTNIGPESITRQEFIMQHVTEFANELYNPQPEEPRAVAVINSTYADIHKTPDGYSLTIFGPYFSDARNNDAKILRQEFERDAETLQGWFQNGDIVLADRGYRDAIPLLQRLGIDHKMPPLLEHGQRQLPTQDANDSRIVKKNHWVVEARNGHLSWSYTKQVSSYYPNARCRCSAC
- the LOC139821198 gene encoding uncharacterized protein isoform X3, with amino-acid sequence MSSLKFKCGYCGSIVWFDKNGQISHHPCLANYTELIMDKNRNLFINGHLTNVGANRTRDIDENHLTDEKFQCIAPINKQQFEELLTYCDPVLQNGKLRYRFVPTNIGPESITRQEFIMQHVTEFANELYNPQPEEPRAVAVINSTYADIHKIVAPDGYSLTIFGPYFSDARNNDAKILRQEFERDAETLQGWFQNGDIVLADRGYRDAIPLLQRLGIDHKMPPLLEHGQRQLPTQDANDSRIVKKNHWVVEARNGHLRCRCSAC
- the LOC139821198 gene encoding uncharacterized protein isoform X1 — translated: MSSLKFKCGYCGSIVWFDKNGQISHHPCLANYTELIMDKNRNLFINGHLTNVGANRTRDIDENHLTDEKFQCIAPINKQQFEELLTYCDPVLQNGKLRYRFVPTNIGPESITRQEFIMQHVTEFANELYNPQPEEPRAVAVINSTYADIHKIVAPDGYSLTIFGPYFSDARNNDAKILRQEFERDAETLQGWFQNGDIVLADRGYRDAIPLLQRLGIDHKMPPLLEHGQRQLPTQDANDSRIVKKNHWVVEARNGHLSWSYTKQVSSYYPNARCRCSAC